Proteins from one Mucilaginibacter jinjuensis genomic window:
- a CDS encoding trypsin-like serine peptidase, translated as MDGSVVAIWEFDESRDRIDFAKEACLGVGLLVANDIILTCTHVVTSQNGGVIKNVTVVFPLLGGNFKTIEVKGEYIDHTEVSGTDIIIFRLKEIDSKLNNEIKPAILSTDVPQGSAVWAYGYPRERSIEGINAKGIVFGKTGRGLGQIQGDTQYGYFVRPGFSGGGVYDKGANVFYGIFTESDANEETRLAYFTLAETIGQKWPQYIKLKWPQPIRQFSILKNYNEAFMCDRVEFSDNFREYYDSNKHTIQNYLIVGEQPNSTVGLARKLIYENFIKEKHESQYKYPLDLNLNIKHSDNEGIIQIRENTTFTRFVTKIVEVLGLENENTKDYNTYQHLDNIIAELKKGKPSLLFFEIAYGNGRIDKILSVFKEFTDLVNTQNTGTNKVLFFWCVSYPPSMFKKEAFIIHQFLKVFNSTSNKISVINSLAYFIPFVSKYKLKKILTTIGTENSGNIFPVNKELVLKVPPIEDRSTWMNRLETDCKHYKVPFTIDANYKQTVLDEKRATEIERIFVNILIDYKNIVEQHP; from the coding sequence ATGGACGGCTCAGTTGTTGCTATTTGGGAATTTGATGAAAGCAGGGACAGGATTGATTTTGCAAAAGAAGCTTGCTTAGGGGTAGGCTTACTGGTTGCTAATGATATAATACTAACTTGTACACATGTGGTTACATCACAAAACGGGGGCGTAATAAAAAATGTTACTGTCGTTTTTCCCTTATTAGGCGGGAATTTTAAAACTATTGAGGTTAAAGGAGAATATATTGATCATACGGAAGTTTCCGGAACTGATATTATTATATTCAGACTAAAAGAAATTGATAGTAAACTTAATAATGAAATAAAACCTGCTATCCTATCCACAGATGTACCCCAGGGTAGTGCAGTTTGGGCTTATGGGTATCCCAGAGAAAGAAGTATAGAAGGTATAAATGCAAAAGGCATTGTATTTGGAAAAACAGGCAGGGGCTTGGGGCAAATCCAGGGTGATACCCAATATGGATATTTTGTAAGGCCGGGGTTTAGCGGCGGGGGTGTTTATGATAAAGGTGCAAATGTTTTTTATGGGATATTTACGGAGTCTGATGCAAATGAGGAAACCAGACTTGCTTATTTTACTTTAGCTGAAACCATCGGACAAAAGTGGCCTCAATATATCAAACTAAAGTGGCCTCAGCCTATCAGGCAATTTTCCATACTAAAGAATTATAATGAGGCATTTATGTGCGACCGCGTCGAGTTTTCCGATAACTTCAGAGAGTACTATGATAGCAATAAACATACTATTCAAAATTATTTAATTGTTGGCGAGCAGCCAAATTCTACTGTCGGCCTGGCAAGAAAACTCATCTATGAGAATTTTATCAAAGAAAAACATGAATCGCAATATAAGTACCCGCTTGATCTGAATTTAAACATTAAACATTCAGATAACGAAGGTATCATACAAATACGAGAGAATACCACATTTACAAGGTTTGTTACTAAAATAGTTGAGGTATTAGGCCTTGAGAATGAGAATACAAAGGATTACAACACATATCAACACCTTGATAATATTATAGCCGAATTAAAAAAAGGAAAACCAAGCTTACTATTCTTTGAAATTGCTTATGGCAATGGCAGAATTGACAAAATCTTATCTGTATTTAAAGAATTTACAGATCTGGTAAATACACAGAATACAGGCACTAATAAGGTCTTATTTTTCTGGTGTGTATCATATCCCCCTTCAATGTTTAAAAAAGAGGCATTTATCATCCATCAATTTCTAAAAGTATTCAACAGCACAAGTAATAAAATCTCTGTGATCAATTCGCTCGCTTATTTTATTCCGTTTGTATCAAAATATAAGTTAAAAAAAATACTAACCACTATCGGCACTGAAAACTCGGGTAATATATTCCCGGTTAATAAAGAGCTTGTGCTTAAAGTACCTCCGATAGAGGACCGGTCAACATGGATGAACAGACTGGAAACAGACTGCAAGCATTACAAAGTACCTTTCACAATTGATGCTAATTATAAACAAACCGTACTTGATGAAAAAAGGGCCACCGAAATTGAAAGAATATTTGTAAACATCCTGATCGATTATAAAAACATTGTTGAACAGCACCCTTAA
- a CDS encoding CU044_2847 family protein — protein sequence MENYVEFDLGEGKKIFIETDARLAPVGGVVKASRAGDQIENASKTISQAFEPLRSTTESLFSVFDGIINRPDEIEIEMSVKITAEAGMIITKGSVEGNFKVSLKWTK from the coding sequence ATGGAAAATTATGTTGAGTTTGATTTAGGAGAAGGTAAAAAAATATTCATTGAAACCGATGCCAGGCTTGCTCCGGTAGGTGGTGTTGTAAAGGCATCGAGGGCAGGTGACCAAATCGAAAACGCATCTAAAACTATCTCACAAGCATTTGAACCATTAAGATCAACAACAGAAAGTCTTTTTTCTGTGTTTGATGGAATCATTAACAGGCCCGACGAAATTGAGATCGAAATGTCTGTCAAAATCACTGCAGAAGCCGGAATGATTATAACCAAAGGATCTGTAGAAGGTAATTTTAAAGTTTCTTTAAAATGGACAAAATAA
- a CDS encoding tail fiber protein, which produces MKKILLTIMPLLAAFSSFAQFQSPVSGITWTPDRVGIGTNTPWTTFSVFQANNNNTYISAGNNTISTFMGAGGALWGIVGTASNHDFALYTGNTEKMRIANNGNVGIGTSNPLTTLYLQNANTSYSATLTLKNTANNFAARAGLTLENDAGNQTQFYKQASGSFDANDAILYSAQGDTRIYTGGGERFRITSSGKVGIGTTVPDQKLTVNGTIHATEVLVDQTVQTPDYVFDKDYDLATLKDVKTYIDQNHHLPEIPSAAEITKEGINLGEMNAKLLKKIEELTLYLIEKDKKQEGLETMVLKQNKVIRSQQKYDVLITKKLHQIQSQIKCVN; this is translated from the coding sequence ATGAAAAAAATTCTACTCACAATTATGCCGCTACTTGCTGCATTTAGTTCTTTTGCGCAATTTCAGTCTCCGGTCAGCGGTATCACATGGACGCCTGATAGAGTTGGGATAGGTACAAATACACCTTGGACAACGTTTTCCGTCTTTCAGGCAAATAATAACAATACCTATATTTCAGCTGGTAACAACACGATAAGCACATTCATGGGAGCTGGTGGTGCCTTGTGGGGAATTGTTGGTACTGCTTCTAATCATGATTTTGCACTGTACACTGGTAACACAGAGAAAATGCGCATCGCTAATAACGGAAACGTGGGTATTGGTACAAGCAATCCGCTTACCACGCTATATCTTCAGAATGCAAATACCAGCTATTCTGCGACATTAACGCTTAAAAATACGGCTAATAACTTTGCGGCCAGAGCTGGCCTCACCCTCGAAAATGATGCAGGTAATCAAACTCAATTCTATAAACAAGCATCTGGAAGTTTCGATGCAAATGATGCCATACTCTATTCAGCACAAGGAGATACCAGAATATATACAGGAGGGGGTGAAAGATTTCGAATTACATCTTCTGGCAAGGTTGGCATAGGAACGACAGTGCCAGACCAGAAGTTAACTGTAAATGGCACCATCCATGCTACCGAAGTATTAGTAGATCAAACAGTCCAAACCCCTGACTATGTTTTCGACAAAGATTACGACCTGGCTACACTTAAAGATGTAAAAACCTATATCGATCAAAACCATCACTTACCCGAAATACCATCGGCCGCCGAAATTACCAAAGAGGGCATCAACCTCGGTGAAATGAATGCCAAACTGCTGAAGAAGATTGAAGAGCTGACCTTGTACCTGATTGAGAAAGATAAAAAGCAAGAAGGTTTAGAGACAATGGTTTTAAAGCAGAATAAAGTCATAAGAAGCCAACAAAAGTACGATGTTCTTATCACGAAAAAACTCCACCAAATACAATCACAAATCAAATGCGTAAACTAA
- a CDS encoding tail fiber protein, translating into MKKVLLLMLSILTASYCYAQNSNPWPLSGNVGIGISNPGFAPLDVRDNNSVIQLRSTMSAIVPGNNNGGAIYFGVDNQNNSSIPTGAIETSWGGVLVPQIGIGVIRDGLRANMILDYNNNTLFRNGSVSNMIINSSGNVGIGTTNPSEKLTISDPGIAYNATTGVIKLLFDSGGGRGGMGFEKETFNTAGLRFYTQYGFGSSIEKMRITANGYVGIGTTQPDKELTVNGTIHANEVLVDTNVPHPDYVFDRDYDLTSLKDVKTYIDKNHHLPEIPSAAQVAKDGINLGEMNAKLLKKIEELTLYLIEKDAQIDKQESQNISQQQQIDQMKIQIKELLTKASEK; encoded by the coding sequence ATGAAAAAGGTCTTATTGCTTATGCTATCGATTTTGACAGCAAGCTATTGTTATGCACAGAATTCTAATCCCTGGCCATTAAGCGGAAATGTAGGAATTGGGATATCAAACCCAGGTTTTGCGCCTCTCGATGTAAGGGATAACAATTCGGTCATACAACTCAGGAGTACGATGTCGGCAATTGTTCCCGGAAATAATAACGGCGGGGCGATTTATTTTGGTGTTGACAATCAAAATAATTCAAGTATACCAACAGGTGCGATCGAGACTTCCTGGGGAGGTGTGCTTGTTCCACAAATTGGCATAGGAGTTATCCGGGATGGTTTACGGGCTAATATGATCTTAGATTATAACAATAATACCCTGTTTCGAAATGGAAGTGTTAGCAATATGATAATCAATAGTAGCGGGAACGTCGGTATCGGTACAACAAATCCTTCTGAAAAACTTACGATCAGTGATCCTGGAATTGCATATAACGCTACAACAGGGGTGATCAAATTGCTTTTCGATTCTGGTGGAGGAAGAGGGGGGATGGGTTTCGAAAAGGAAACTTTTAATACTGCAGGCTTAAGGTTCTATACACAGTATGGATTTGGATCTTCAATTGAGAAAATGCGAATCACGGCTAACGGATACGTAGGGATTGGCACAACGCAGCCTGATAAAGAATTAACTGTAAATGGAACTATTCATGCCAATGAAGTATTAGTGGATACCAATGTTCCTCATCCCGATTATGTTTTTGACAGAGACTACGATTTGACTTCTTTAAAAGATGTAAAAACCTACATCGACAAAAACCATCATTTACCTGAAATTCCATCCGCTGCACAAGTTGCCAAAGATGGTATTAACCTGGGCGAGATGAATGCGAAGCTATTAAAGAAAATCGAAGAGCTTACCCTGTATTTAATTGAAAAGGATGCCCAGATTGATAAGCAAGAGTCACAAAATATTTCGCAACAACAGCAAATTGATCAAATGAAAATACAAATCAAAGAATTGCTAACAAAAGCATCAGAAAAATAA
- a CDS encoding tail fiber protein has protein sequence MRKLILTLTILLSSTVFFKVSAQYYGSFVVQGDADKFYPVVFSDVDFDNNKATVLDIGRSNVHTDGTWRGSEIARFRFHTYNWGNSSNFIDADIRQFNPVTNTAFIAAWSDGSMSNSDKTIIIWLKGGGNTYFVNAPADINATVYDGVQHPLPYQETNGPARNYITTIQPYVNSNGFSSGGTAFFNGTGNSYFGSNVGIGTYNPDAKLTVQGTVHATEVLVDQTVPTPDYVFDKDYDLASLKDVKTYIDQNHHLPEIPSAAQVAKEGINLGEMNAKLLKKIEELTLYLIQQKEESQRQNRIQQRQINQLKHQIKALAKASQI, from the coding sequence ATGCGTAAACTAATTTTAACCCTCACAATTTTACTATCATCAACAGTTTTTTTTAAAGTTTCAGCGCAATATTATGGCAGCTTTGTAGTTCAGGGGGACGCTGATAAATTTTATCCGGTCGTATTCAGTGATGTTGATTTCGATAACAATAAGGCTACGGTACTTGATATCGGCCGATCCAACGTCCACACTGATGGAACATGGCGTGGATCTGAAATTGCAAGGTTCAGATTTCATACATACAACTGGGGAAACAGCTCCAATTTTATAGATGCTGATATCCGACAATTTAATCCGGTCACCAATACCGCGTTTATTGCTGCGTGGTCAGACGGAAGTATGTCAAATAGCGACAAAACGATCATTATATGGTTAAAAGGCGGCGGTAACACTTATTTTGTTAATGCCCCGGCTGATATCAATGCAACCGTTTATGATGGTGTTCAACACCCGTTACCCTATCAGGAAACTAACGGACCAGCCAGAAACTACATAACCACTATTCAGCCCTATGTTAATTCGAACGGATTTAGCAGTGGTGGCACCGCATTCTTTAATGGTACCGGCAATAGCTATTTCGGTTCTAACGTGGGTATTGGTACTTATAACCCTGATGCCAAATTAACTGTCCAGGGTACCGTCCATGCCACAGAGGTTTTAGTAGATCAAACAGTCCCCACTCCCGATTATGTTTTTGACAAAGACTACGATCTCGCTTCACTAAAAGATGTAAAAACCTACATAGATCAAAATCATCACCTACCCGAAATTCCATCCGCTGCACAGGTTGCCAAAGAGGGCATTAACCTGGGCGAAATGAATGCCAAGCTGTTGAAAAAGATTGAAGAACTCACTTTGTATTTGATTCAACAAAAGGAAGAATCACAAAGGCAAAACAGGATACAACAACGTCAGATCAATCAATTAAAACATCAGATAAAAGCTTTGGCGAAAGCGTCACAAATATAG